A window of Primulina tabacum isolate GXHZ01 chromosome 4, ASM2559414v2, whole genome shotgun sequence contains these coding sequences:
- the LOC142542806 gene encoding NADH dehydrogenase [ubiquinone] 1 beta subcomplex subunit 8, mitochondrial translates to MAGRLSQAASRIMGANGVVSRSVASSLRQRSGMGLPVGKHIVPDKPLPVNDELVWDNGTPFPEPCIDRIADTVGKYEALAWLCGGLSFFASLGLLAVWNDKASKIPFAPKVYPYDNLRVELGEEP, encoded by the exons ATGGCAGGAAGGCTGAGCCAGGCTGCGTCCCGGATCATGGGCGCAAATGGTGTCGTTTCACGTTCCGTCGCATCCTCTCTCCGCCAGCGTTCGGGTATGGGCCTCCCCGTTGGCAAACACATCGTCCCCGACAAACCC CTTCCGGTGAACGATGAGCTTGTATGGGATAATGGAACTCCATTTCCGGAACCATGTATTGATCGCATTGCTGATACTGTTGGAAAG TATGAAGCATTAGCTTGGTTGTGTGGAGGATTGAGTTTTTTCGCATCGCTTGGATTATTAGCTGTGTGGAATGATAAAGCTTCTAAAATCCCATTT GCACCGAAGGTCTACCCGTATGACAACTTAAGAGTGGAGCTTGGAGAAGAACCCTAG
- the LOC142541494 gene encoding uncharacterized protein LOC142541494 codes for MGTKFLAMFIVCMLCMLNALPPAYAWQQNCPPQYPPYHRPSPPSTPRPRPPSTPRTRPPSHPRPHPPPHHRPPSVPRPPSPPHHGVLPPISNPPVIVPPIIPPPPVTNPPGIIPPITNPPGIIPPITNPPGIIPPIINPPGIIPPITTPPVTRPPPSSSYPPYTPPGGGGGGGGGTPPSISPPPAATCPIDALKLGLCLDVLGGLVHVIIGNPVENICCPVLQGLLELEAAICLCTTIRLKLLNLNIFLPLALQVLATCGFTPPPGFVCPPL; via the coding sequence ATGGGTACCAAATTCTTGGCTATGTTCATCGTGTGCATGCTCTGCATGTTGAATGCATTGCCACCCGCTTATGCTTGGCAACAAAATTGCCCACCTCAATATCCACCCTACCACCGCCCTTCTCCACCATCAACTCCTAGGCCCCGCCCACCTTCGACTCCTCGGACACGTCCACCATCCCATCCTAGACCTCACCCGCCACCCCACCACCGTCCTCCATCTGTCCCAAGACCACCATCTCCGCCCCATCACGGAGTGTTGCCACCGATAAGCAACCCACCCGTCATCGTGCCACCCATTATCCCGCCACCGCCGGTAACAAATCCACCAGGCATCATTCCACCAATAACCAATCCTCCGGGCATCATTCCACCAATAACAAATCCACCAGGTATCATCCCACCTATAATCAATCCACCGGGAATCATCCCTCCTATAACAACCCCTCCAGTCACACGACCACCTCCATCATCTTCTTATCCACCTTACACACCTcccggaggtggaggtggaggtggaggtggcaCCCCGCCTAGCATCAGTCCTCCTCCGGCCGCCACATGCCCCATAGATGCGCTTAAACTTGGGCTCTGTTTGGATGTTCTTGGGGGATTAGTGCATGTTATAATAGGAAATCCAGTTGAAAACATATGCTGCCCAGTGCTTCAGGGATTGTTAGAGCTAGAAGCAGCCATTTGTTTGTGCACAACAATAAGACTTAAGCTTCTGAATCTGAACATTTTCCTTCCTCTCGCTCTACAAGTGCTGGCAACCTGTGGCTTTACCCCTCCTCCGGGTTTTGTATGCCCGCCACTTTAA